In the Theobroma cacao cultivar B97-61/B2 chromosome 1, Criollo_cocoa_genome_V2, whole genome shotgun sequence genome, one interval contains:
- the LOC18611871 gene encoding photosystem I reaction center subunit N, chloroplastic isoform X2, whose amino-acid sequence MAAMNSSVLACNYAISGTGSSELNAKLASVPSVASPVVSGGRKLPVIRAQQAKVSDPEESRASEGRRAAMLYLAATLFTTAAASSANASVFDEYLEKSKANKELNDKKRLATSGANFARAYTVQFGTCKFPENFTGCQDLAKQKYHSSLMIWSWNVKERTNTSVVPMSSGNGKEIHMYCFH is encoded by the exons ATGGCAGCCATGAACTCGAGCGTTTTGGCATGCAACTATGCCATCTCAGGCACCGGGTCATCTGAGCTTAATGCCAAGCTTGCTTCAGTGCCTTCAGTTGCTTCCCCAGTTGTGTCTGGTGGTCGCAAGTTGCCTGTGATCAGAGCCCAGCAGGCTAAAGTTTCTGATCCCGAAGAATCACGTGCCAGTGAAGGAAGAAGAGCTGCTATGCTCTATTTGGCCGCTACCCTTTTCACCACAGCTGCCGCCTCTTCTGCAAATGCTAGTGTCTTCGATGAATACCTTGAAAAGAGCAAAGCCAACAAG GAATTGAATGACAAGAAGAGGTTGGCCACTAGTGGAGCAAACTTTGCCAGAGCATACACAGTTCAATTTGGCACCTGCAAGTTCCCTGAGAACTTCACTGGCTGCCAAGATCTCGCAAAGCAAAAG TACCATTCATCtctgatgatttggagttggaATGTGAAGGAAAGGACAAATACAAGTGTGGTTCCAATGTCTTCTGGAAATGGTAAAGAAATCCATATGTATTGCTTTCACTAA
- the LOC18611875 gene encoding ras-related protein RABC1 — protein sequence MESSTSSNQTEFDYLFKLLMIGDSGVGKSSLLLSFTSDSFEELSPTIGVDFKVKYVNAGGKKLKLAIWDTAGQERFRTLTSSYYRGAQGVILVYDVTRRDTFTNLSEVWTKEIELYSTNQDCIKMLVGNKVDKESERVVTKKEGINFAREYGCLFIECSAKTRINVQQCFEELVLKILDTPSLLAEGSKGVKKNIFKQKPPQPDASTSSCC from the exons atggagtcATCAACGTCGTCGAATCAAACGGAGTTCGATTACTTGTTCAAGTTGCTGATGATAGGAGATTCAGGAGTTGGAAAAAGTAGTCTTCTTTTAAGTTTCACCTCTGATTCCTTTGAGGAACTCTCTCCCACTATTG GTGTTGattttaaggtaaaatatgTGAATGCTGGGGGTAAGAAGCTGAAACTTGCAATCTGGGATACAG CTGGGCAGGAAAGATTCAGAACATTGACAAGTTCTTACTACAGAGGGGCACAAGGGGTCATTTTGg TTTATGATGTAACACGGAGGGACACATTTACAAATCTTTCTGAAGTCTGGACCAAGGAAATCGAACTCTACTCAACAAATCAAGACTGCATCAAGATGCTTGTTGGAAACAAAGTTGACAAG GAAAGTGAGAGGGTTGTGACAAAGAAGGAGGGAATAAACTTTGCTAGAGAATATGGTTGCCTTTTCATTGAATGCAGCGCTAAAACGCGTATTAATGTACAACAATGCTTTGAAGAGCTTGTTTTGAAG ATTCTAGATACTCCTAGCCTTTTAGCTGAGGGCTCCAAAGGTGTCAAAAAGAACATATTTAAACAGAAGCCGCCTCAACCAGATGCATCCACAAGCAGTTGTTGCTGA
- the LOC18611871 gene encoding photosystem I reaction center subunit N, chloroplastic isoform X1 → MAAMNSSVLACNYAISGTGSSELNAKLASVPSVASPVVSGGRKLPVIRAQQAKVSDPEESRASEGRRAAMLYLAATLFTTAAASSANASVFDEYLEKSKANKELNDKKRLATSGANFARAYTVQFGTCKFPENFTGCQDLAKQKKVPFISDDLELECEGKDKYKCGSNVFWKW, encoded by the exons ATGGCAGCCATGAACTCGAGCGTTTTGGCATGCAACTATGCCATCTCAGGCACCGGGTCATCTGAGCTTAATGCCAAGCTTGCTTCAGTGCCTTCAGTTGCTTCCCCAGTTGTGTCTGGTGGTCGCAAGTTGCCTGTGATCAGAGCCCAGCAGGCTAAAGTTTCTGATCCCGAAGAATCACGTGCCAGTGAAGGAAGAAGAGCTGCTATGCTCTATTTGGCCGCTACCCTTTTCACCACAGCTGCCGCCTCTTCTGCAAATGCTAGTGTCTTCGATGAATACCTTGAAAAGAGCAAAGCCAACAAG GAATTGAATGACAAGAAGAGGTTGGCCACTAGTGGAGCAAACTTTGCCAGAGCATACACAGTTCAATTTGGCACCTGCAAGTTCCCTGAGAACTTCACTGGCTGCCAAGATCTCGCAAAGCAAAAG AAAGTACCATTCATCtctgatgatttggagttggaATGTGAAGGAAAGGACAAATACAAGTGTGGTTCCAATGTCTTCTGGAAATGGTAA
- the LOC18611874 gene encoding protein CHROMATIN REMODELING 24, translating into MADKEKSSVRKPLSLNDSHYRFLQDFSAPPKPIPKPSSSKEEEESEEETFQVRRRLCKQTHKDDSIPHFSGITDFDSPIEEEPKPAKVKIEGRRRLCKISSRDDGDAGKTSILNEPNFSEICDFDSPLPTRHVSEGGSQIRDILNDLSSKLELLSIEKKAAPPKKIPEYASAESSFSGSPDPSDSSSGVIVTKNVGGGVQGVVDLCEDEVDFFEKVHKTKDTHNVGLMKKESNRVDEKLVSARQSFESNVEEEKEKSELQGDFGDGTLVTRVREPKKNFRRLKKSEHKNVYERLQSLGRSFASKYEEEEDHDDQSEEVDELEDDTLSEVDQPFILSGPKSTYKLPTKIAKMLYPHQREGLKWLWSLHCQGKGGILGDDMGLGKTMQICGFLAGLFHSKLTKRALIVAPKTLLSHWIKELSVVGLSQKTREYFATSAKTRQYELQYILQDQGVLLTTYDIVRNNCKSLKGESYCNDDDDEDGIIWDYMILDEGHLIKNPSTQRAKSLLDIPSGHRIVISGTPIQNNLKELWALFNFCCPELLGDNKWFKERYEHAILRGNDKNASEREKRVGSTVAKELRERIQPYFLRRLKKEVFCEDDATTAKLSKKNEIIVWLKLTGCQRRLYEAFLRSEIVLSAFDGSPLAALTILKKICDHPLLLTKRAAEDVLEGMDSMLNSEDAGMAEKLAMHVADVAETDDFQDNHDNLSCKISFLLSLLDTLIPRGHHVLIFSQTRKMLNLIQESLALNGYKFLRIDGTTKASDRVKIVNDFQEGTGAPIFLLTSQVGGLGLTLTKADRVIVVDPAWNPSTDNQSVDRAYRIGQKKDVLVYRLMTCGTVEEKIYRKQIYKGGLFKTATEHKEQIRYFSQQDLRELFSLPKQGFDISLTQKQLHEEHDRQHKMDESLETHIKFLETLGIAGVSHHSLLFSKTAPVQVVQEDEDIWRKGTTTVGHSSSSSSVERNIDGAEYAFKPKDIRLNRKISSPESAAKLTESEIKERINRLSQIFSNKVTVSRLPDKGAKIEKQIAELNEELHKVKMAKEAKDEVGVDDITGELQRVLNV; encoded by the exons ATGGCGGACAAAGAGAAGAGCAGTGTTCGAAAGCCTCTAAGCTTAAACGACAGCCACTATCGTTTCCTGCAAGATTTCTCTGCTCCTCCCAAACCCATCCCTAAACCCTCATCCTCGA aagaagaagaagagtcTGAGGAGGAGACATTCCAAGTACGACGTCGTCTTTGCAAACAAACCCATAAAGATGATTCTATTCCTCACTTCTCTGGAATCACTGATTTTGATTCTCCTATTG AAGAAGAACCAAAGCCTGCAAAGGTAAAAATTGAGGGTAGGCGTCGATTGTGTAAAATCTCATCTCGAGATGATGGGGATGCTGGGAAAACATCAATTCTTAATGAACCTAATTTTTCTGAAATTTGTGATTTTGATTCACCTTTACCAACAAGGCACGTGAGTGAGGGTGGAAGTCAAATTAGGGATATCTTAAATGACTTGAGCTCCAAGCTTGAGCTTTTGTCTATAGAGAAAAAGGCAGCGCCCCCAAAAAAAATTCCAGAATATGCTAGTGCTGAGTCTTCATTTTCTGGTTCGCCTGATCCATCTGATTCCTCATCAGGTGTGATTGTGACTAAGAATGTTGGAGGTGGTGTTCAGGGTGTGGTTGATTTGTGTGAAGATGAGGTTGATTTTTTTGAGAAGGTACATAAGACCAAGGATACTCATAATGTAGGGTTGATGAAGAAGGAATCAAACAGGGTTGATGAGAAATTGGTGTCTGCAAGACAGTCTTTTGAGTCAAATGTTgaggaggaaaaagaaaagagtgaaTTGCAGGGTGACTTTGGGGATGGCACTCTTGTTACTAGGGTACGTGaacctaaaaaaaattttcgaaGGCTAAAGAAGAGTGAGCACAAAAATGTGTATGAGCGGTTGCAGTCTTTGGGTAGATCTTTTGCATCTAAatatgaagaagaagaggatcATGATGATCAATCTGAGGAAGTTGATGAGCTGGAAGATGACACCTTATCAGAGGTTGACCAGCCGTTTATTTTGAGCGGCCCAAAATCAACCTATAAGCTGCCGACTAAGATTGCGAAAATGTTGTACCCGCACCAGCGCGAGGGCTTGAAATGGCTTTGGTCTTTGCATTGCCAGGGTAAGGGTGGAATCTTAGGGGATGATATGGGCCTGGGTAAAACAATGCAG ATTTGTGGCTTTCTAGCAGGTTTATTTCATTCAAAGTTGACTAAAAGAGCTTTAATAGTTGCCCCCAAGACGTTGCTCTCTCATTGGATCAAAGAACTATCTGTTGTGGGCCTTTCTCAGAAGACTAGAGA GTACTTTGCAACTTCTGCTAAAACTCGGCAATATGAGCTCCAATATATACTTCAG GACCAAGGTGTTCTTTTAACAACATATGATATTGTAAGGAACAACTGTAAATCTTTAAAAGGAGAAAGTTACtgcaatgatgatgatgatgaggatgGTATCATATGGGACTACATGATTCTCGATGAG GGGCATCTCATAAAAAATCCTAGCACACAAAGGGCAAAAAGTTTGCTTGATATACCAAGTGGTCATCGGATAGTCATAAGTGGCACACCAATTCAGAACAATCTTAAG GAACTATGGGCCTTGTTCAACTTCTGTTGCCCTGAGCTACTTGGTGATAATAAATG GTTTAAGGAAAGATATGAACATGCTATTTTACgtggaaatgacaaaaatgcctcAGAGAGGGAGAAGCGTGTTGGCTCAACGGTTGCAAAg GAGCTAAGAGAACGTATTCAACCTTACTTTTTACGCCGGTTAAAGAAAGAGGTATTCTGTGAAGATGATGCCACAACTGCCAAGCTTTCTAAGAAAAATGAGATCATTGTGTGGTTAAAGTTGACTGGTTGCCAG CGACGACTGTATGAAGCCTTTTTGAGGAGTGAGATAGTTCTCTCGGCTTTTGATGGCTCACCTCTAGCTGCATTGACG ATTCTGAAAAAAATATGTGATCACCCACTTCTCTTGACAAAGAGAGCTGCTGAGGATGTACTGGAAGGGATGGATTCAATGCTGAATTCGGAAGATGCTGGCATGGCAGAAAAGTTGGCAATGCATGTTGCTGATGTTGCTGAAACAGATGACTTTCAAGATAATCATGACAATCTCTCATgcaaaatatcttttttactCTCACTTTTG GATACTTTAATTCCAAGGGGCCACCATGTTCTTATATTTTCTCAAACCCGTAAAATGCTCAATCTTATTCAG GAATCTCTAGCATTGAACGGCTATAAATTTTTACGTATTGATGGTACCACAAAAGCAAGTGATAGAGTGAAGATTGTTAAT GATTTTCAAGAAGGCACTGGGGCTCCTATATTTCTTCTGACATCTCAAGTTGGTGGTCTAGGCCTCACACTTACAAAAGCTGATCGTGTCATTGTGGTTGATCCTGCATGGAACCCAAG CACGGATAACCAAAGTGTTGATCGTGCATATCGAATTGGGCAAAAGAAGGATGTTCTTGTGTACAGGTTGATGACCTGTGGAACTGTTGAAGAAAAGATATACAGAAAACAG ATATATAAGGGGGGATTGTTTAAGACTGCAACCGAGCACAAAGAACAGATTCGTTACTTTAGCCAGCAG GATCTTCGGGAACTTTTCAGTCTTCCTAAACAGGGGTTTGACATTTCGCTCACCCAAAAGCAATTACATGAAGAGCATGATCGCCAACATAAAAT GGATGAGTCATTGGAAACCCACATAAAATTTCTAGAAACTCTGGGAATAGCAGGAGTTAGTCATCACAGTTTACTTTTCTCTAAAACAGCACCTGTACAAGTTGTACAAGAAGATGAAGACATATG GAGAAAAGGAACTACAACTGTGGGACATTCATCTTCAAGCTCTTCAGTTGAGCGTAATATTGATGG GGCTGAATATGCTTTCAAGCCAAAGGATATCAGACTGAATAGGAAAATCTCTTCCCCCGAGAGTGCAGCTAAATTAACTGAGAGTGAAATTAAAGAGAGAATTAATCGGTTGTCTCAAATATTTTCTAATAAG GTTACTGTTTCAAGGTTGCCTGATAAGGGAGCAAAGATAGAGAAGCAGATTGCTGAGCTGAACGAAGAGCTCCACAAGGTGAAGATGGCAAAAGAAGCTAAAGATGAAGTAGGTGTAGATGACATAACTGGAGAACTCCAAAGAGTGTTGAATGTATAG
- the LOC18611873 gene encoding uncharacterized protein LOC18611873, translating into MDREQEELQFLGFFGILKESIKIIFSWRKIFSQVTLALIFPLSFIFLAHIQISQLLFTNILRDQDALNYTRVGSSRYTKLSDILSSEWTAFWLFKAAYFTFLLILSLLSTSAVVYTIACIYTAKEISFKKVMSVVPKVWKRLVVTFLWSFVIVMVYNVLAAVLLLSSVAFLGLSNVGVAIFVVLFILYLSGFVYITLVWHLASVVSVLEDVYGIKAMIKSKALIKGKMGVAAAIFLLLVLCFVGIQLLFEVGVVFAPVSTEIKIVIGILCFLLLFKVILFGLVAQTVIYFVCKSYHHENIDKSSLADHLEVYLGEYVPLKAKDVQLEQFHV; encoded by the coding sequence ATGGATAGAGAGCAGGAAGAGCTTCAGTTTCTGGGTTTCTTTGGCATACTGAAAGAATCcatcaaaatcatattttcatGGAGAAAAATCTTCAGCCAAGTAACTCTAGCCCTTATTTTCCCTCTCTCTTTCATCTTCCTAGCACACATCCAAATCTCTCAGCTCCTCTTTACAAACATCTTGAGAGACCAGGACGCCTTGAATTATACCAGAGTTGGGTCTTCCAGGTATACCAAGCTGTCTGATATACTGTCATCCGAATGGACTGCGTTTTGGCTCTTCAAAGCTGCATATTTCACTTTCCTTCTCATCCTCTCGCTTCTCTCAACTTCAGCTGTTGTTTACACAATAGCATGCATCTACACAGCCAAGGAGATCTCCTTCAAGAAGGTCATGAGTGTTGTGCCCAAGGTTTGGAAACGACTTGTTGTGACTTTTCTCTGGAGTTTCGTCATTGTTATGGTCTACAACGTCCTTGCTGCAGTCTTGTTACTCTCGTCGGTTGCTTTCCTAGGACTTAGCAACGTTGGAGTCGCGATTTTTGTTGTTCTCTTCATCTTATACTTGTCAGGATTCGTTTACATCACCCTGGTTTGGCATCTGGCCAGCGTTGTTTCAGTCTTGGAAGATGTTTATGGGATCAAAGCCATGATCAAGAGCAAGGCCCTGATAAAGGGTAAGATGGGAGTTGCAGCGGCCATATTTCTCCTGCTTGTCCTTTGTTTTGTTGGGATTCAGTTGCTGTTCGAGGTTGGTGTGGTGTTTGCTCCGGTAAGCACTGAAATCAAAATTGTGATTGGAATCCTTTGCTTCTTGCTGCTGTTCAAGGTTATTCTCTTCGGGCTTGTTGCTCAAACAGTCATCTATTTTGTCTGCAAATCCTATCACCATGAGAATATAGACAAGTCTTCTTTAGCAGATCATCTCGAGGTTTATCTTGGGGAGTATGTTCCTCTCAAGGCCAAGGATGTCCAACTGGAGCAGTTCCATGTGTAA
- the LOC18611877 gene encoding NAC domain-containing protein 67, with product MSLPCKSEPPEDVEKFFKSFPPGYRFKPRDEELVVHYLKNKLFNKPLPPNRIKEVQLYKYNPETLVEQNKSYGEGEWYFFTPRDKKYRNGSRPRRAAGDGYWKATGADRVLKFRGVEVGYRKALVFYRGKPPKGQKTDWMMHEFRLKDPPKISNLNKDDMRLDDWVLCKIYKKMDKSMKSCGSRQAASTQNQESDSEVQPESGNKAVELEREASGYVLGETADGFAQGFMAFSEWGHDHELEEHGGPFKGLATSLGSFYDDSMLEQNSIMFPNSISDYYDENLMQQMTVLEPLPSSIPPFRSFRSMDKLPSVSHNFDFSSQFFDL from the exons ATGTCTCTGCCATGCAAAAGCGAGCCTCCAGAAGACGTTGAAAAATTCTTTAAATCGTTCCCGCCCGGGTATCGCTTCAAGCCTCGTGATGAAGAACTCGTCGTTCATTACTTGAAGAACAAGCTGTTCAACAAGCCATTACCACCCAACAGGATCAAGGAGGTTCAATTGTACAAGTACAATCCTGAGACCCTCGTTG AGCAAAATAAGTCATATGGGGAAGGAGAATGGTACTTTTTCACACCGAGAGACAAAAAATATAGGAATGGGTCTCGACCAAGGCGAGCAGCTGGCGATGGATATTGGAAAGCCACGGGAGCAGACAGAGTGCTTAAGTTCCGAGGGGTTGAAGTTGGATATAGGAAGGCCTTGGTTTTCTACAGAGGGAAACCACCCAAGGGACAAAAGACTGATTGGATGATGCATGAATTCCGACTCAAAGATCCTCCAAAAATATCCAATCTCAACAAAGATGATATGCGA CTGGATGATTGGGTGTTAtgcaaaatttataaaaagatgGATAAATCTATGAAAAGTTGTGGTTCTCGGCAGGCTGCCAGTACCCAAAACCAAGAGTCGGACAGTGAGGTTCAACCTGAATCAGGGAACAAGGCTGTTGAGTTGGAGAGAGAGGCTTCAGGGTATGTTTTGGGTGAAACAGCAGATGGTTTTGCACAAGGATTCATGGCTTTCAGTGAATGGGGACATGATCACGAGTTGGAAGAGCATGGTGGTCCTTTCAAAGGACTTGCTACCTCTCTGGGAAGTTTCTATGATGATTCCATGTTGGAGCAAAATTCTATAATGTTTCCGAACAGCATTTCTGATTATTATGATGAGAATTTGATGCAGCAGATGACAGTACTGGAACCATTACCATCATCCATACCTCCGTTCCGTTCATTCCGTTCGATGGACAAACTTCCAAGTGTCTCGCACAATTTCGATTTTTCCTCTCAATTTTTTGATCTATAA
- the LOC18611872 gene encoding probable polygalacturonase: protein MESEKPNFGAIMVYFSKPSWAFLVLLFTAIAILSLQISTKTILPFQLFPVSGAPKQPDIASGSDHGSCAGFFGELPRRKHVMSIKDFGGVGDGETSNTDAFRKALVYMQRFSEKGGAQLNVPEGRWLTGSFNLTSNFTLFLEQGAVILGSQVPEEWPIVEPLPSYGRGRERLGGRHISLIHGDGLTDVVITGQNGTIDGQGRMWWELWWNRTLKNTRGHLLELMNSHNVLISNLTFLNSPFWTIHPVYCSNVVIKDMTILAPLNAPNTDGIDPDSSTNVCIEDCYIESGDDLVAVKSGWDQYGITMARPSSNIIVRRISGTTPTCSGIGIGSEMSGGIFNVTIEDMHVWNSAAGVRIKTDKGRGGYIANITINNIKMERVKIPIRFSRGSNDHPDDGWDRKAIPKIEGIFISNIFSLNSTKAPVLAGVQGASFEGICLKNVTLLGLASTATWHCEFVSGCTSAVFPLPCPQLQNNGSSPCCL, encoded by the exons ATGGAATCTGAGAAACCAAATTTTGGTGCAATAATGGTTTACTTCTCGAAGCCATCATGGGCTTTCCTCGTTCTTCTTTTTACAGCAATAGCAATTCTCTCTCTTCAAATCTCCACAAAAACTATCCTTCCTTTTCAACTATTTCCCGTGTCCGGAGCACCGAAACAGCCCGACATCGCATCCGGTTCCGACCACGGAAGTTGCGCCGGGTTTTTCGGGGAGTTGCCGCGGAGAAAACATGTTATGTCGATAAAGGACTTCGGGGGAGTTGGAGATGGGGAAACGTCAAATACGGATGCGTTTAGGAAGGCGTTGGTTTACATGCAGCGGTTTAGTGAGAAAGGTGGGGCTCAGCTCAATGTGCCCGAAGGGAGGTGGCTAACCGGAAGCTTTAATCTTACCAGTAATTTCACGTTGTTTCTCGAACAGGGTGCTGTTATTTTAGGCTCTCAG GTCCCAGAGGAATGGCCTATTGTAGAGCCATTGCCTTCTTATGgtagagggagagagagattGGGAGGAAGACACATAAGCCTTATTCATGGAGATGGTCTTACCGATGTTGTCATCACAG GACAGAATGGGACAATTGATGGTCAAGGTAGGATGTGGTGGGAATTATGGTGGAACAGAACGCTAAAGAATACAAGAGGCCACCTCTTAGAACTAATGAACTCTCATAACGTTCTTATCTCCAACCTAACCTTCCTCAATTCTCCATTTTGGACCATTCATCCTGTTTACTGCAG CAATGTTGTTATTAAGGACATGACAATATTGGCTCCGCTTAATGCCCCAAATACAGATGGAATAGACCCAG ACTCAAGTACCAATGTATGTATTGAGGATTGCTATATCGAGAGTGGAGATGATCTTGTAGCAGTGAAGAGTGGATGGGACCAGTATGGCATCACCATGGCACGACCAAGCTCAAACATTATAGTGCGGAGAATTTCGGGCACCACGCCAACGTGTTCTGGTATTGGCATTGGTAGCGAGATGTCTGGAGGGATTTTTAATGTAACTATTGAAGATATGCATGTTTGGAATTCGGCAGCTGGGGTGCGTATAAAAACCGACAAGGGTAGGGGGGGATATATTGCAAATATCAcgataaataatataaaaatggaACGAGTCAAAATACCCATTAGGTTCAGTAGAGGCTCCAATGATCACCCTGATGACGGATGGGATCGTAAAGCTATTCCTAAAATAGAGGGGATATTCATCagtaatatttttagtttgaattcAACAAAAGCTCCAGTACTGGCTGGTGTCCAGGGTGCATCATTTGAAGGGATATGCTTAAAGAATGTTACGCTACTTGGCCTTGCATCAACTGCAACATGGCACTGTGAGTTTGTTTCAGGTTGTACCAGTGCTGTGTTTCCATTGCCATGTCCCCAGTTGCAGAACAATGGCTCTTCACCATGTTGCTTGTAG